The proteins below are encoded in one region of Tamandua tetradactyla isolate mTamTet1 chromosome 9, mTamTet1.pri, whole genome shotgun sequence:
- the LOC143646616 gene encoding general transcription factor II-I repeat domain-containing protein 2-like isoform X1, producing the protein MQLFVRARELHTLEVTGLETVAQIKAHVASLEGLPTEDKVVLLAGSPLQDEATLGHCGVKALTTLEVVGHMLGVGKRKMDQELRMFQEKWERAYFFVEVKNSPMCLICNQTLSVSKEYNLRRHYETNHSKNFECYTGKMRDEKLNELKKGLNFLQHLSSHTNKISDAAVKCSYIISEKIARASKPFTDGEFIKECLLSTAEIMCPEQKQAFAHISLTGNTVAQRVKDMAENLQDKLREKVKSFVAFSIAIDESTYINNTSQLIIFIRGVDENFEITEELLDLVPMTDPTSENDLFWYVEKSLEKFNIDWSKLVSVTTDGAPAMVCDDVGLVAKLNSKLKMFHKDAELKSIHCIIHQELFCAKKLKLEHVMDVVINTVNWIRSRGSNHRQFRALLGELDAQYGTLLYYTKVRWLSRGVVLKRFFELIKEIDLFMSSKGKSLPQLTNDEWVRDLAFLVDITSHINTLNVSLQRRSQVVTQMYDLVCSFLVKLSLWETHLAVHNLAHFPTLKSVSRSESDSLIYIPKIVELKTEFQRRFFDFKHYENELILFSSPFSIDIDNVNEELQMEVIELQCNTVLKTKYDDVGIPEFYKYLGKSYPKYKKHCAKILSMFGSTYVCEQLFSVMKLSKTKFRSQLKDTRLNSVLHIATRNMRPDIDILVQKKRCQVSGSKSKE; encoded by the exons ATGCAGCTGTTTGTCCGCGCCCGGGAGCTGCACACTCTTGAAGTGACTGGCCTGGAGACGGTTGCCCAGATTAAG gCCCACGTAGCCTCACTGGAAGGCCTTCCCACTGAAGATAAGGTCGTGCTTCTGGCAGGCTCGCCCCTGCAGGATGAAGCCACTCTGGGTCACTGTGGGGTGAAAGCCTTGACTACTCTGGAGGTAGTAGGCCACATGCTAGGAG TGGGAAAACGAAAGATGGATCAAGAGCTTCGCATGTTTCAAGAAAAGTGGGAGCGAGCATATTTCTTTGTGGAAGTAAAGAATAGCCCTATGTGTTTAATATGTAACCAAACTTTGTCTGTGTCAAAAGAATACAACTTAAGACGCCATTATGAAACAAACCATAGTAAGAATTTTGAGTGCTATACAGGAAAGATGCGTGATGAAAaacttaatgaattaaaaaaaggattaaatttTTTGCAGCATTTATCATcacatacaaataaaataagtgaCGCTGCTGTGAAATGCAGTTATATAATAAGTGAAAAAATTGCCCGAGCATCAAAACCTTTTACAGATGGTGAATTTATAAAAGAATGTCTATTGAGCACAGCTGAAATCATGTGTCCTGAACAGAAACAAGCATTTGCACACATAAGTCTAACTGGAAACACGGTTGCTCAGAGAGTAAAAGATATGGCTGAGAACTTACAGGACAAGTTGCGAGAAAAAGTAAAATCGTTTGTTGCATTTTCTATTGCAATTGATGAGAGCACATATATAAATAACACGAGCCAGTTAATTATATTTATTCGAGGTGTCGATGAGAATTTTGAGATCACTGAAGAACTTTTGGATCTGGTACCCATGACAGATCCAACATCTGAAAATGACTTATTTTGGTATGTTGAGAAAAGTCTTGAAAAGTTTAACATTGACTGGTCAAAATTAGTAAGTGTGACCACAGATGGTGCACCTGCGATGGTCTGTGATGACGTTGGACTTGTTGCAAAGCTTAACTCCAAGCTCAAAATGTTTCACAAGGATGCAGAACTTAAATCCATTCACTGCATCATCCACCAGGAATTGTTTTGTGCTAAAAAGTTAAAACTAGAACATGTCATGGATGTAGTCATTAATACGGTGAACTGGATACGTTCCCGTGGCTCGAACCACAGACAGTTCCGTGCTTTGCTTGGTGAATTGGATGCACAGTATGGTACTCTCCTTTACTATACAAAAGTCAGGTGGCTTAGTCGTGGTGTGGTGCTGAAGAGATTTTTTGAGCTGATAAAAGAGATAGATTTGTTTATGTCATCCAAGGGAAAATCCCTTCCCCAGCTCACCAATGATGAGTGGGTCAGAGACCTGGCCTTTTTGGTTGATATCACAAGCCATATAAACACTTTGAATGTTTCTCTACAAAGGCGTTCCCAAGTAGTTACACAAATGTATGATCTGGTTTGCTCTTTCCTAGTCAAGCTGAGTCTCTGGGAAACTCATTTGGCCGTACATAATCTGGCCCACTTTCCAACACTGAAATCAGTTTCCAGAAGTGAAAGTGATAGCTTGATCTACATCCCAAAAATTGTAGAGTTGAAGACTGAATTCCAAAGAAGGTTCTTTGATTTCAAACATTATGAAAATGAGCTCATATTGTTTAGCTCGCCTTTCTCAATTGACATTGATAATGTTAATGAAGAATTACAAATGGAAGTTATTGAACTACAGTGTAATACAGTTCTGAAAACAAAATATGATGACGTTGGGATACCAGAATTCTACAAGTATCTTGGCAAGAGTTAccctaaatataaaaaacattgTGCAAAGATTCTGTCCATGTTTGGAAGTACGTATGTCTGTGAACAGCTCTTTTCTGTTATGAAATTGAGTAAAACTAAATTTCGCTCCCAATTAAAGGATACAAGATTGAATTCAGTGCTACACATTGCAACTCGGAATATGAGACCTGACATTGACATCTTGGTGCAGAAGAAAAGGTGTCAAGTTTCTGGTTCAAAGTCAAAGGAGTAA
- the LOC143646616 gene encoding ubiquitin-like protein FUBI isoform X2: protein MQLFVRARELHTLEVTGLETVAQIKAHVASLEGLPTEDKVVLLAGSPLQDEATLGHCGVKALTTLEVVGHMLGGYKIEFSATHCNSEYET from the exons ATGCAGCTGTTTGTCCGCGCCCGGGAGCTGCACACTCTTGAAGTGACTGGCCTGGAGACGGTTGCCCAGATTAAG gCCCACGTAGCCTCACTGGAAGGCCTTCCCACTGAAGATAAGGTCGTGCTTCTGGCAGGCTCGCCCCTGCAGGATGAAGCCACTCTGGGTCACTGTGGGGTGAAAGCCTTGACTACTCTGGAGGTAGTAGGCCACATGCTAGGAG GATACAAGATTGAATTCAGTGCTACACATTGCAACTCGGAATATGAGACCTGA